The Nitrospirota bacterium genome segment CTATTGGGAAAGTCCCAGTTCGACCCTATCGGAAATCTATGCGATCAAACTGCGGAAGAGTTAGTGGCCAGGCCTGTGAAGAGGCGATTCAAGACCATTGAATTGATTGACGGCTCTCCTAGGAACTCGACGAATTGCAGGTGCAAGGGGCACTGCAAGATTCTTGAGCATTTTAATCTCCTTGGAATCGAGATACCGAAACATCCCTGTCGGAACGTCATTTAAATCAAGAAATGCGTATCGGGTTCTCTTGATTTTCAGAACCGGATGTCTCAATTTCAAGAGCATATTTTTAATCTGACGATTTTTACCCTCATGAATTTTCATTTCAATCCAGGAGTTTTCTTCGGTAATGCCCAGCTTTTTTATTGAAGCCGGAGCGGTTTTTTTTCCGAACAGAACGACCCCCTCCTCCAGCTTCTTGATTTCTCCCTCTTCCAATACCCCTTTTAATTTGACCTGATAGGTTTTCTGAATTTCGCTTTTGGGATGCATCAATGCGTTGGCCAGATCTCCGTCGTTGGTCAGCAACAAAAGACCTTCCGTATCGTAATCGAGCCTTCCAACCGGATAAACCCTCCCTTTAATTCCCTTTAATAGCGACAGGACCGTCGGACGACCTTCAGGATCACTCATCGAAGTGATATAGTTTTTAGGCTTGTTCAGTAGAATACAAACTTTGGTCTGTTTGGGATTGATCAGCTTGCCATTCACTTTGATATGATCCTGGTCTGAATCCGCCTTGCTTCCCATTTCAGTCACGACTTTGCCGTTGACGGTGACCAGGCCGCTCAGGATCAATTCTTCCGCTTTCCTTCGGGAAGTCACCCCCGATTTGGATATGATTTTCTGTAATCGTTCTAACACTCTTCTTTTTCCTTATATCAGACTCAGGTTAACATGCTTGCTCAAAAACTTCAGAGATCCCCTGCCGGGGACTTCCCCCATTAAACTTTTGGAGGAGGGTCGCAAGACCACAGTTCCGAAGATGACCAACATCCTTCATAAGGGCCATTCAGAAGGGGTCATATGCAAGGCGGAGCAAAGCCTTGTACCGGAGTGTACAATGTAAGTACATGAGGATCAAGGCTGAAGCGACAACACCGCAGATGGCTCCTTATCAAGGGACCAAGTTATTCCCATTCAATGGTTGCGGGTGGCTTTGAACTGATATCATAGACGACCCGGTTGACGCCTTTTACTTCATTAATAATTCTATTCGAAAGGCTCCCAAGGAGTTCGTAAGGCAACCGGACCCAATCGGCTGTCATCCCATCCTGGCTGGTGACGGCACGAATCGCCAGTACATTTTCATAGGTTCTTTCATCACCCATCACGCCCACTGTCTTAATGGGAAGGAGAACCCCAAATGACTGCCAAATTGTCTTGTAAATCGGAAATTTTTGAACTTCGTCACTGACGATGGCATCCGCTTCCTTAAGTATTTCCAGCCGGTTCTTAGTGACCTCGCCTATGATTCGAACGGCCAACCCAGGTCCGGGAAAGGGCTGACGCCACAAAATTTCATCCGGCACGCCCAATTCATGGCCTAACTTTCTGACTTCATCTTTAAAAAGTTCTCTGAGCGGCTCGATGATTTTGAATTTCATCTTCTTGGGAAGACCACCTACATTGTGATGGGTTTTAATTTTGGCCGACGGACCTTTAAACGAAACTGATTCGATCACGTCGGGATAAAGCGTCCCCTGAACCAGAAACTTGACTCTGCCCACTTTCTTCAATTTTTTGGCCTCTTGCTCAAAGACCTTTATAAATTCTGTTCCAATCAGTTTTCTCTTTCTTTCCGGATCAACGATCTTTTTTAATTTCAATAGGAATCGTTTTGAGGCATCGACATACTGAAGGTTAAACTTTAAGTTATTCTTATAAGTATGTACAACTCTTTCAACTTCACCCTTTCTTAGAAGTCCATTATTGACAAAAATACAGGTCAGCTGGTTGCCCACTGCGCGATGAACGATCGAGGCCGCGACGGTCGAATCCACTCCGCCGCTTAACGCACAGATGACATGGTCATTTCCCACAAATTCCTGAATTTCCTTCGAGACTTTATGCAAAAGAGACGAGACCGTCCAGGTTGGTGAACATCCGCAGACACCGTATACAAAATTTTGAAGAATTTTGATTCCCATCGGGGTATGAGCCACTTCGGGATGAAACTGAATGCCGTAGAATCTTTTTTTGGCCTCTTTCATCGCCGCGATGGGGGAATTTTCAGTGTGCCCCGCTCTAATAAAACCCGGGGGCATTTTTTCAATCTTGTCTCCGTGGCTCATCCAGACGGTGATCACCGAGGACAGCGTAAAGGTGGTAATATCCTTGAAAAGATCGGAAGAGTCGTCAATAAACATATCAGACTTTCCAAACTCCCTTCGGACTGACTTGATGACTTCGCCTCCCAACACTTTGGTCATGAGTTGCATCCCATAGCAGATACCGAGTATCGGAACTTTCATGTCAAAGACGCGTTTGTCGCAAAGAGGAGATTTCGCCGTGTAAACCGAGGCCGGACCGCCCGATAGGATAATACCCTTCGGTTGAAACTCTTTTATTCTGGAATAGGGAGCGTTATAGGGGAAAATTTCGCAATAGACACTGCTCTCCCTGATTCGACGGGCGATCAGCTGCGTGTACTGCGAACCAAAATCAAGGATAACGACCTTTTCTCGATCCTCATGCATTTAGCGGTCCCATTCTCTTTGATAGTTCGGCGCTTCTTTAGTAATGATGACATCGTGCGCATGGCTTTCTCTCAATCCCGCCTGAGTGAGCCGGATGAATTTTCCATTCTTCCTAAGTTCTTCAATCGTTTCGCAACCGCAATATCCCATGCCTGATCGAAGACCGCCCACCAGCTGATAAACAATGGCAGACATCGAACCTTTATAAGGCACTCTTCCTTCAATCCCTTCAGGCACTAATTTATGCTGAGGCTCCCCTTCCTGAAAATATCGGTCTCTCCCCCCGCGTTCCATCGCACCGAGGGATCCCATACCCCGGTAGACTTTATAGCTTCTCCCCTGGTAAATCACAGATTCTCCCGGTGATTCCTCAGTACCCGCAAACATACCCCCGATCATCACGGAATTGGCTCCCGCGGCAATGGCTTTAGTAATATCCCCCGAAAACTTGATCCCGCCGTCAGCGATGACAGGAATTTTTCCTTTAGCCGCCACTTCGGCGACTTTAGAAATGGCAGTAATCTGGGGAACGCCTGCTCCCGCAACAATGCGGGTTGTACAAATTGAACCCGGACCGACACCCACTTTCAGGCCATTCACACCTGCCTTCATTAAAGCGGCGGCCGCCTCCCCTGTTGCAATATTTCCTCCGACAACCTCTAATCTCGGATGTTTCCTTTTGACGTTTCTGACGGTATCGAGAACCGACTGCGCATGTCCATGGGCTGTATCGACAATGACGACATCGACCGCCGCCTTCACCAGGGCATCCACTCTCTCCATTGAATCGCGTCCGACTCCAACCGCCGCACCGACTCTGAGTCGGCCTAATTTATCTTTGCAGGAGTGGGGATAAACAATTTCTTTTTCAATATCTTTAATGGTAATCAATCCCTTCAACTCAAATTTTCTGTTTACGACGGGAAGTTTTTCGATACGATTTTTCTGCAGAATTTCACGAGCTTCCATCAAAGTCGTTCCTTCTGGAACGGTAATCAAATTCTCCTTCGTCATGACTTCGGAAACTTTTAGATTCATTCTCTTTTCAAACCTGAGATCACGATTGGTCAAAATGCCGACCAGCTTATTATTTAACACAACCGGAATTCCCGAAATATGGAACTGCGACATGATTGCAAAAGCGTCACCGATTTTCTGTTCCGGAGAGATCGTAATCGGATTGATAATCATCCCGCTTTCGGATTTCTTCACCTGTTCGACCTCCGCCACCTGTTCCTTGATCGAAAAAGCCCGATGAATGATTCCAATTCCCCCTTCGCGGGCCAGTGCGATCGCCAGGCGTGATTCCGTAACGGTATCCATCGCGGCGCTGACAATCGGAATTTTTAACGCGATATTTTGGGTCAATAACGTTTCGGTGTTCACCTCTCTCGGAAGCGTATTGCTATAGGCAGGGAGCAACAAGACATCGTCAAACGTCAGGCCGATTTCGATTTCTTTTGAATGATTTTCTTTAGGCAATTTGACGCTCTTTTCCAGTTAAACTAATTGATTTTACAAGAACTTTTTAATGCGGATTTCGATTGACTTTAAAATGATTAAGATTGTCAAGTTTAACAAAGTTAAAAATAGAGGTCAAGAAAAACATTTTCCTTTGAAAATTCAGAGGCTTTTGAAGGAAATCATTGACAAAATAAAAGCAAAATATTACTATTTTACCTTTCATCGGCTCTGGAAATTTTTTTCAGAGCTTTTTTTATTGAGATCTTCGACTTTAGGAATGAGATGTCCACTTTAGTGATTGTTG includes the following:
- a CDS encoding rRNA pseudouridine synthase, giving the protein MLERLQKIISKSGVTSRRKAEELILSGLVTVNGKVVTEMGSKADSDQDHIKVNGKLINPKQTKVCILLNKPKNYITSMSDPEGRPTVLSLLKGIKGRVYPVGRLDYDTEGLLLLTNDGDLANALMHPKSEIQKTYQVKLKGVLEEGEIKKLEEGVVLFGKKTAPASIKKLGITEENSWIEMKIHEGKNRQIKNMLLKLRHPVLKIKRTRYAFLDLNDVPTGMFRYLDSKEIKMLKNLAVPLAPAIRRVPRRAVNQFNGLESPLHRPGH
- the guaA gene encoding glutamine-hydrolyzing GMP synthase, translating into MHEDREKVVILDFGSQYTQLIARRIRESSVYCEIFPYNAPYSRIKEFQPKGIILSGGPASVYTAKSPLCDKRVFDMKVPILGICYGMQLMTKVLGGEVIKSVRREFGKSDMFIDDSSDLFKDITTFTLSSVITVWMSHGDKIEKMPPGFIRAGHTENSPIAAMKEAKKRFYGIQFHPEVAHTPMGIKILQNFVYGVCGCSPTWTVSSLLHKVSKEIQEFVGNDHVICALSGGVDSTVAASIVHRAVGNQLTCIFVNNGLLRKGEVERVVHTYKNNLKFNLQYVDASKRFLLKLKKIVDPERKRKLIGTEFIKVFEQEAKKLKKVGRVKFLVQGTLYPDVIESVSFKGPSAKIKTHHNVGGLPKKMKFKIIEPLRELFKDEVRKLGHELGVPDEILWRQPFPGPGLAVRIIGEVTKNRLEILKEADAIVSDEVQKFPIYKTIWQSFGVLLPIKTVGVMGDERTYENVLAIRAVTSQDGMTADWVRLPYELLGSLSNRIINEVKGVNRVVYDISSKPPATIEWE
- the guaB gene encoding IMP dehydrogenase, which translates into the protein MEIGLTFDDVLLLPAYSNTLPREVNTETLLTQNIALKIPIVSAAMDTVTESRLAIALAREGGIGIIHRAFSIKEQVAEVEQVKKSESGMIINPITISPEQKIGDAFAIMSQFHISGIPVVLNNKLVGILTNRDLRFEKRMNLKVSEVMTKENLITVPEGTTLMEAREILQKNRIEKLPVVNRKFELKGLITIKDIEKEIVYPHSCKDKLGRLRVGAAVGVGRDSMERVDALVKAAVDVVIVDTAHGHAQSVLDTVRNVKRKHPRLEVVGGNIATGEAAAALMKAGVNGLKVGVGPGSICTTRIVAGAGVPQITAISKVAEVAAKGKIPVIADGGIKFSGDITKAIAAGANSVMIGGMFAGTEESPGESVIYQGRSYKVYRGMGSLGAMERGGRDRYFQEGEPQHKLVPEGIEGRVPYKGSMSAIVYQLVGGLRSGMGYCGCETIEELRKNGKFIRLTQAGLRESHAHDVIITKEAPNYQREWDR